TGGTCCGACTTCATGCCTTACGGACCCTCGGGTGTCCTTGCAGGGTCTGCTACCGCATTCTTTGCCTTCGTTGGCTTTGATGTCATTGCTACAGCGGGTGAAGAAGCCAAGAACCCAAGTAAATGCATTCCGATATCCATAATGCTGGCGTTGTCTATTTGTTTCCTTGCATATTTTGGTGTTTCTGCTGCAGTCACATTGATCTGGCCATACAACATGTTGGATTATGGGGCGGCATTACCTAAGGCCTTTGAGCACCGTGGAGCGCATTTTGCAAAGTACATCATTGCGGCTGGCGCGCTTTGTGGAATGACAGCAGCAATCAACGGTGGGCTTTTCCCTCTGCCCCGCTTGCTTTACGCTATGTCCTCTGATGGACTTATCTTCAAGAGTTTTGCTTGTGTTAGCAAATCTACCGACGTACCCTTTGTGGGTACGCTTTTCTCAGGAATTCTGGCGGCTTTTCTTGCAATGATCTTTGAACTCCAAGCCCTTGTAGAGATGATGTCAATAGGGACACTTCAGGCCTACACAATTGTCTCCACTTCTGTGCTTATTTTACGATATCAACCTGGGACTATAGGATTTGTAAAAAGTTTCGCGGAGGACGGAGAATCGAACCAGGAGTCTCCTTCGACAGACTGCCCTCCTCGAGAGCCAACTGAGCGTTCAGGGATGATCTCCAAATGCGTCATTTggtttttgttcttctttttcttctgttttagCGCGTTTTTGATTAATGGTCTTATTCCGATGTATGAAGGAGAGGCCTGGGCTGTTATTCTTGCAGTATTGTTCGTTGTAGTTTTTATAGCCGCCATTGTGTTGTTGAACTTTCAACCGAAGAGTCTGACACGTCTGCCGTTTCAAGTTCCACTTGTCCCTTGTCTTCCTCTCGCTTCAATGTTTATTAATATATATCTTATGATGGAGCTTAACCCCGCCACTTGGATGCGATTCGGTGTCTGGATGGCAATAGGTGAGAATACACTGCTGACTATTTTTGGCGTTCTCTCACCACGTACCCAGTGACTCCCAACTGTGGTTTGTTGACCTGATTGCGCTAAGTGTAGGTTTTTCTTCGATGTTTTATCTTATGCAAGAAACATAGGATCAAAACAACAAGTCTGGGCGATAAAGTGcagaaattatttcaagtaGTAGTTTTCCACTTTTCCTCATCAAATAATCAGGCGCTTATACAAAAGTTTTCTATAGATTCGCGCACAAAGTCTAACAGGAGACAGTTACGAATACGGTACCAAACCTTTTGAACAAGTTTACTCGTTCGTCACGTGTTACTTTTACGAGGCTTTCATTTTAATGCTTAAAGTTTGCCTGGACCTTTATTTCAGGATTCCTCGCGAAGCTGGCGTTGTCCACACATCCTCTCAACATCTTAACTCCTGCAAACTTGCCTAAATCTCATTGTGTAGTTTTATTGGAAAACTGGACTGGTCTGTCTTTCAAAATCGTTTTTGAACCGTTAACTGGAGAGCGTTTCTACcacaatttgtttatttaattacCTCATTTAAGTCGATTTTATGGCTTGCGATTGAAACGCTTTTCAAAATATCCCGGTTTGAAATCAGTGTCCTCCAAAAGACTCGGGTTTAGGCTTTTTTCGTGCCCACGGTTAACTAATAGTATCGAAAAAGAATCAAGGTGAACACACGTAACACAAGCCCTGTGGGTTGCCTGTCACCTTACGCATGCCCAGTGGGCCACAACTATATTACTCTGTCATGTATCGGGCATTAATAGTGTGTTcattaaaaacttaaaattgttCATTGGAATAACAATCATTTTTGATGAAGAGGGCACAGGAATGCTTGTATCTTAAATTTTAACAGCGTGGTTCGATATTGTTTGTTATAAATCCTGTACTTATTGTTTACAGGTTTATCAATATACATTTTCTACGGTCTCCGGCACAGTGTGGAAGGAAAGAGACAGACTGAACAAGAAGGCTACGTTCCCCTCGAGCAAATGGACAGCAGTAGAAGCGATCAATCAGAACCACAGGATGGtcagagtttaaaaaaataataataaaataaaaaaactgtgTAAAATAAAGGGAATCAAGAGACTGGGGTATAAATTATGAGGCAATATTTAAAATGTTTCAGGTTAGATTTAGcgtatttatttcaaaatctggTTTCAGAACAAGAAAGACCCTGAATGTGGTTGTTCTTAGTTTGCCCTGGGAACGTAGGCTAATCAAATCAAAAAATTAGAATCGCGCGCTGTTGCAATTACTTCGTGAGTTTTCACTCTTTTGTGTGATACGTATTCTGTTATCCAAGAATCAACAGGCGCTAAGAACAAGGGGGTGTTTTGAGTTGGTTAGTGCTGGGCGTGcatagttctttttttttttctctgtgaTGGCTTTGTGTCTTTCCTTTTGTCGTTTTGGTTAGAACGTGGAATATCCAGGCGAAGCTAGCCGGCCTTTGGAACTCTCTGAATGAGTGGTAGATTGCGTTTCTGAAACCTCCTTATCCTCAGTTCAATTTAAGTGTGGTCATATTCATCGAACAATTGTAGTTCAAATAAAGCGAATGTATCGACTAGGTATTGTTAAggtaaaatgtttatttatccatgtttgaaaattgtaaagTTAAATTTCGCCGTTCTGGCTATGGAAAACATTCTTATTGCATAAGCTATCCCATTTAAAGGGGCTCGATGGAAGATCAGACAAATCGTCTCTATGCGCTGGAATCGTCTCCATTTCATAGTTTATGTCAACAATGTCTGCATCATCTGCGAGAAGAACTTGTCTGTCAAATATCCTCTGCTGTAAGTTTGGGACCTTTTGGAACCGCTCCCTGCTGTTCCATATACTATAACCGAAATACAATAACATAcctgaatgaaaaagaaatgcaccGTTAGTTATATAACTTACATCAACCGACGCCAAACTTCAATGACTGGTTTTTGCCAGATGGGTTTCATACGATTCTgttctctctttcttatgatttTACGTGATACAAGACTACGCGCTGGAAGGTGGTTTTGTGTGTTACCATAACATAAGCTTCAAAGTCACGTAACTAAATCGCAGAAGTTTCGTTTTCTATTCGTCTCAGGGTTTCTAGTTGTCAGTGGCCATCCCTCTGCTCCTGCTTGTTATTAGTCAAACTTAAACGATGATGTATGATTTATGGCGAAGTTTTATGAGTCAAGAGTCTCTGCGCCTTGCTTGAAAAGCAAACATGTGCCATGTTCCCATTTCAAGAAAGAGGGGAACACGGGGATTTGCGGTGCTGATGTTTTTTCGATGCGGTGACGCGGCGAATAAAATCTCAATTTGCGTTGTTGCGGTGATCTCAAATCTTACGCCGTGCgatgtttgtgtttttcacGCTGCGGTGTTCGatgaaatcaaattattttcgGTGCTGTAGTTTCTTGCGTGATTGGGTGATGCGATGttcgttaatttttttggcggTGTTCGAGGCCCCCCCATGTCCCCCTCAAGAAAGGATACAGTCTATTTCTTCCGTTGAATTTATAGGTCCTGTCAACAAATGACTGACTTAAGTAACGAAAAATACACCATACATGATATAGGTCACGAAGTCTCCTTTTACCCTTCTgtccccagttgttcaaagtgtGAACGAGCCAGACTGAAACCCCGATCCTAACCTAATAACAACCATAGGTGTTCCTTGTTGAAAGCGGATAGTTGACGTGGTCTTTCATCCCGTGCCTGCGGGTTGCAATACAATCCGCTGGACAGTAGAGATCCAACCACCTTACAACTTACGAGGacaatttatttagttttatGTGAATACTAACCTAGCCCCATCCAGACTCCAAAGCGAATCCACGTCAGCCTGGACAACTTCAACATCAGAAAAACGTTGAAGAAAATGGCGAGAATAGGCAGGGCTGGAACAAATGGTGCTTTGAATGATATCTTACTTGTATTCTGCGGCTGCAGTGAAATCATGATAATGGCAAACACGCTGAGGACCCCAAAAATTGCCAGAAAGAACATTATGATGTAGCTGTGTCGTCTTCCAGCGTCAAATCCATACACTATGGCGCTgcaaagaccgagaaaagatACAAAGAGCAATGCTACTGCCCAGTTCACTATGCGAAAGCTTTCTGCTGTGGGACCCCTGCAGGGGGCATTGTGTCGATGACGGCTCCATGTTGTTGTTTCCATTTCCGGGGAATGCAAGTCATGTACTTGATCGCTATTTGTGGAATGTTCAGCGAAGAGATTTCCGTTCAGTAAATTTTCTAAATCCTCTGGCGAGTGGTCGGGTACTGAAAGTTGTTTATATCTCTGGGTTTTTTTTGAATACCACAGTTCAATTGACGGATTGTCTATAGTATTGGGTTCATATCGCAGGATTAAAACACAAAGTGAAACAAGTGTATAGGCAAGCAAGGTGCCTATAGACATCATTTCAACCAATTCGTTCAAGTCGAACAGTAGAGCTATTACTGCAGTTAAAATGCCAGGATAAACTGTAGCCATAACAGGAACCTCGGTCCTGGAGTTCACTCTGGCGAGAAACTTAAACAGTAATCCATCTGAGGCCATAGCATATATGATCCTCGGTAATGGAAACTGGGAACCAAGTAGACTCGAAGAGAGTCCGCAGACAGCGCCAACACCTATGATATACTTTGCTAAAGGAAATCCTCTCTGGACAAATGCGTTGGGAATGGGCGACAGCTCATCCAGTTGATCGAAAGGAACCATGAGTGTTACTATTGCAGATACTCCAAAATAACACACAAATATGACAACCAGAGATGCTACAATTGCTGTTGGAATAGACTTGGGTGCATTCTTGGCTTCCTCTCCTGTTGTGGCTATAATATCAAAACCTACATATGCGTAAAAGCAGGTCGCTGCACCAC
This sequence is a window from Acropora palmata chromosome 6, jaAcrPala1.3, whole genome shotgun sequence. Protein-coding genes within it:
- the LOC141884251 gene encoding cationic amino acid transporter 2-like isoform X3 — translated: MRCFWKFWRRKWIDPACLAETKLARCLSLLDLTALGVGCTLGAGVYVIACEIARDVAGPSTVISFLIAGIASVLSGLCYAEFGARVPKAGSAYIYSYVTVGELVAFIIGWNLVMEYMIGAAAIGRAWSAYFDSMVHDKIRSWVVENVGYIRIDGLGGYPDFLAATVIIVLMIIQLFGVKKSTAFIIGVTCINIVVIVFIIIMGMILARPQYWSDFMPYGPSGVLAGSATAFFAFVGFDVIATAGEEAKNPSKCIPISIMLALSICFLAYFGVSAAVTLIWPYNMLDYGAALPKAFEHRGAHFAKYIIAAGALCGMTAAINGGLFPLPRLLYAMSSDGLIFKSFACVSKSTDVPFVGTLFSGILAAFLAMIFELQALVEMMSIGTLQAYTIVSTSVLILRYQPGTIGFVKSFAEDGESNQESPSTDCPPREPTERSGMISKCVIWFLFFFFFCFSAFLINGLIPMYEGEAWAVILAVLFVVVFIAAIVLLNFQPKSLTRLPFQVPLVPCLPLASMFINIYLMMELNPATWMRFGVWMAIGLSIYIFYGLRHSVEGKRQTEQEGYVPLEQMDSSRSDQSEPQDGQSLKK
- the LOC141884252 gene encoding high affinity cationic amino acid transporter 1-like — its product is MVGLVKCLTRRKRINHEERINTELSKCLTTWDLTSLGIGATLGAGIYVVSGQVAASIAGPAVIISFALAAVTSILSGLCYAEFGARVPKTTGSAYAYSYITVGEIWAFIIGWNLILEYMIGTAADARALSASFDYVIGNVIRNLTLTYIGEINTPGLGTYPDILSFVVTIVVTTVLAIGVKQSSTFSTIFNVLNFLVVLFIVVAGLFFIDTRNWTEGKGYFPYGASGVLSGAATCFYAYVGFDIIATTGEEAKNAPKSIPTAIVASLVVIFVCYFGVSAIVTLMVPFDQLDELSPIPNAFVQRGFPLAKYIIGVGAVCGLSSSLLGSQFPLPRIIYAMASDGLLFKFLARVNSRTEVPVMATVYPGILTAVIALLFDLNELVEMMSIGTLLAYTLVSLCVLILRYEPNTIDNPSIELWYSKKTQRYKQLSVPDHSPEDLENLLNGNLFAEHSTNSDQVHDLHSPEMETTTWSRHRHNAPCRGPTAESFRIVNWAVALLFVSFLGLCSAIVYGFDAGRRHSYIIMFFLAIFGVLSVFAIIMISLQPQNTSKISFKAPFVPALPILAIFFNVFLMLKLSRLTWIRFGVWMGLGMLLYFGYSIWNSRERFQKVPNLQQRIFDRQVLLADDADIVDINYEMETIPAHRDDLSDLPSSPFKWDSLCNKNVFHSQNGEI